CCTGGCCTTCGCGCGCTCGCCCGAGGACGCCACCCGGATGGTCGCCGAGCGGGTCGCTGAGTACCCCGAGCTCCCCGTCATCGGCTGGGGCCACCGCAGCGGCGGTTGGGAGCGCGACGTCACCGTCTCCGAGCTCGACGCGGTCTCCGGCGACACCCCCGTCGTGCTGATCAGCGGCGACGGCCACCACGCCTGGCTCAACACGATCGCGCTGATGCACCTGGCGATGCCGGTGCGCGACAGCGTGGTCCGGGAGGCCGAGTGGTTCGCGGCGTACGCCCGTCTGTCCACGCTCGTCGGCGACGACGGCACCTCGCCCGAGGCCTACCGCCGCACGCTCGACCACGCCGCGACGATGGGCGTCGTCGGCATCGTCGACTTCGAGTTCAGCGGTGGCGTGCCGGAGTGGCAGCACCGCTGGGCCAACGGCTGCGACCTGCTGAGCATCCGGATGGCGACCTACGCCGACACCCTCGAGGACATCATCGGGCGGGGCCTGCGCACCGGCGACGCGCTGCCCGGCTGCGACGACCGGCTCACCATGGGGCCGCTCAAGATCATCAGCGACGGCTCCCTCAACACCCGCACGGCGTGGTGCTGTCAGCCCTACGCCGACGCCCACCGCCTGGAGTACCCCTGCGGCCAGCCCAACCTGTCGGGCGCCGAGCTGCGGACTCTGCTCGCCCGCGCGCACGCGTCGGGCCTCGAGATCGCCACCCACGCGATCGGTGACGCGGCTGTCGCCGAGGCGCTCGCGTCGTATGCCGACACGGGTGCCCGTGGCTCCATCGAGCACGCCCAGCTCGTCGGCCGCGACGACGTGCGCGAGATGGCTCGGCTCGGCATCCGCGCCAGCATCCAGCCCGCCCACCTGCTCGATGACCGCGACCTCACCGAGAAGATCTGGGGCGACCGGTCGGCGCGCTCGTTCGCCTTCCGCTGGATGCTCGACGACGGGGTGGAGCTCGCGATGGGCTCCGACGCGCCCGTCTCGCCGCTCGACCCGTGGCTGGCCGTCTCCTCGGCCGTCCACCGCAGCGCCGACGAGCGCGTCGCCTGGCACCCCGAGCACGCCCTCACCCCCCGCGAGGCCCTGGCCGCCTCGGTCGACGGCCAGCCCATGGTCCGCGTCGGCTCCCGCGGTGACCTGGTCCTCCTCGACGCCGACCCGCTGGCCGACCTCGGTGACTCGGCGAAGACCGGCGCCGCCCTCCGTGACATGTCCGTCGCCCTCACCCTCGTCGCCGGCGCGACGGTCCACTCCGCCCTCTAGCGCGAGAGGGCACTCAGGGGCAGTCTCATCGCGCCGAGCGGGCACTCAGGGGCAGTCTCATCGCGCCGAGAGGGCACTCAGGGGCAGTCTCATCGCGCCGAGAGGGCACTGAGAGTGCCCCCAACTGCCCTCTCGCGCCGTTGGGAGTGCCCCCAACTGCCCTCTCGCGCCGTTGGGAGTGCCCCCAACTGCCCTCTCGCGCTACTTGAGCGCTGCCAGCACCAGCTCGGCGGCCTTCTGCTGCTCGGCCTCGAACGGGTGGAAGGCCAGGGCGGCCTGCGGATCCGTCTGCGCACCGTTGATCCAGGGATCCTTCGCGCAGATGTCGTGGCCGGCGGTGGCGGCGAACAGGTCGACGTACTCCGCGTCACCGGCGGCCGCGGTGGCCTTCCTGATCGTGGTGACGAGGTCCTCGAGGACGCCGCGCGCGTAGGCCACGTCGCCGTCGGCGAGCGGCAGCAGGTCGGGGCAGGTGCCGTGGGCCGGCAGGATCTGCGGGTAGCCGACGACCAGCACCTTCGCCTGGGGCGAGCGGTCGTGGATGCCCTTGACGATCGCGGTCACGTGCCCGCCGATCTGCTGCACGGCCGCGCGCAGCTGGTCCTTCCCGCCTGCGGTGAGCTTGTCCCGGCACGGTGAGCCGTGCGGGTCCTTGCTGGTGACCTGGGAGCACGCGCCCACCATCGTGGCGAACAGGTTGGCGTCGTTGCCGCCGATGCCGATCGTCACGAGGTCGGTGTCCTCGGTCAGGGCGTCGAACTGCGCCGGCACCAGCCCGGTGTTGGTCTTCTGCACGCCGATCATCGACTCGCTCGACGCCCCGCTGCAGCTCACGTCCGTGAGTGAGGTGCCCGGGAGGGCCGCAGCGACCAGCGCCGGGTAGTTGTTGGTCGAGCGCAGGCAGCCGTTGGAGGTGTCGGTGTCCGGCACGAGCGGCGCGGCCGTGTAGGAGTCGCCGAGGGCGACGTACGTCGGGAACTGCGCGTCGACCTGCGTGGTGACCGAGGCGCTGGGCGTGGCCGAGGTCGAGTCGGCGGAGGGCGATCCGGTGGTGGCGTCCGACGAGCAGCCGGCCAGGGCGAGGGTCGCGAGCGCGGCCACGAGGACGGTGCGGAGGGGGGACGTCATGTCCAGCACGCTACGGCCCACGACCATGCCGGACCGCCACGCCCCGCCTCCCGTGTGACCGAGACGTCGTTCGTGGGGTACGACTGTGCTGTGACCGACCACCACCTGCCCCCCGACGCCCCGCCTCCGGGCGACTCCGAGCTCAGGAGCGACGAGGCGGTGGACGAGGCCATGCCCACCGAGCCGGGGCAGAAGAAGGATTCGACCTTCACGGTCCTGGTCGCGCTGGTCGCCAACGGACTGCTGGCCCTGGCCAAGACGGTCGCGGCCTTCCTCACCGGCTCGGCGTCGATGGGGGCGGAGGCCGCGCACTCGTGGGCCGACACCGGCAACGAGGTCTTCCTGCTGATCGCCGAGAAGCGCGGCGAGCGGCCCCGCGACGACAAGCACCCGCGCGGCTACGGCCGGGCGACCTACGTGTGGTCGCTGGTCGCGGCGTTCGGGCTGTTCTCGGCCGGCGCGGTCGTCTCGATCTGGCACGGCGTGAGCGAGCTGTTCGCCGAGCCGAGCGAGGTGAGCTACACCGTCAACTACGTCGTCCTGGGGCTCGCATTCCTGCTCGAGGGCTCGTCGTTCATCCAGGCCAGCCGCCAGCTCAAGGGCGAGGCCAGCAGCTGGGGGCTGCACCCGCTCAGCTACATCGACCGGACCTCCAACCCCACCCTGCGGGCGGTCTTCTTCGAGGACTTCGCAGCCCTGCTCGGGCTGGTCCTGGCCGGTGCCGGCATCGCGCTGCACCAGCTGACCGGCCAGGCGGCGTACGACGCGGTGGGCTCGATCGCGGTCGGCCTGCTGCTGGCGTTCGTGGCGGTCTACCTGATGCGCCGCAACATGCAGTACCTCCTCGGCCAGACCCTCGGCTCGGAGATGTGGTCGCGGGTCCTCGCGGCCCTGCTGGCCCACGACGCGATCGAGCGGATCACCTACCTGCACGTGGAGTACGTCGGTCCCCAGAAGGTGTTCGTCGTGGCGGCCGTCGACCTTACCGGCGACGACCGCGAGCCCACGCTCGCGCAGCGGCTCCGGCAGGTCGAGCTCGACATCGAGCGCAACGACCTGATCGAGGACGCCGTGCTGACCCTCTCGCTCCCCGAGGACCCCTCGCTCAGCCCTGACCCGCCGCCGGCCGGCTGACCCGGTCCGCACCGAGCACCAGCACGAGCTGCAGCACGGTGTCCGGGTCGTCGAGGCGGTCGCCGTACAGGTCGCGGAGCTGGCCCATGCGGTAGCGGACCGTCTGCGCGTGCACGAACAGCTCCTCGGCGACCTCCTCCCGGCGACCCTGGTGCAGCAGCCAGGACCGCAGGGTGTCCGCGAGCTTCTCGGCCGTGCCGGGGCGCAGCCCCTCGAGGGGGGCCAGCACCTGGGCACGGAGGTCGGCGAGCGCGGCCGGGTCGGCACCGAGCACGAGCCGGGGGAGGTGAGCCTCGGTGTCGTCGGGGAGCCCGAGCGCGTGCGCACGCAGCGCCCGGTCGTACGACGCCCGCACCTCCAGCCAGGGCCGGGGAGGACCCGCGATGCCGCCGCGGCCCCGCAGCGTGCGCAGCAGCACGCCCCGCGCGCGGCCGTGCGCGTCGGGGACCAGCAGCAGCGCGAGCTCCTCGAGCCCGGGCAGGTCGCCGGCCCGCAGGGTCGCGGGGGAGAGGGAGGCGAGGACCGAGCGGACCTGCGACTCCGGCAGCAGCACCGCGGTCAGCGTGGTCGGTGGGACCCAGTCGGCGCGCTCGGCGGCGTCGACCACGGTCTCGGTGGCGGAGTCGTTCAGCAGGTGGTGGGCGACCCGCTCGAGCAGCCGCTGCCGCACCCGGCCCGTGGTCGCGAGCTCGTCGGTGTGCCCGGCGACGCTGGCCGCGGACAGCTCGTCGATGTAGGCGAAGACCAGCTCGGCGAAGTCGACCAGCGTCTCCGGCTGGACCCCGTTGGCCACCGCCGCCGTCGACATCTCGCGCCACGACACCCGGGCGCCGATCCGGTAGGCCGCCAGCAGCGCCTCGGTCGTCCGGCCGCTGCGGGCCTCGCCCCGGCCGAGCTGGTAGGCGCCCTCGACGGCCGGCGCGGCCGGCGTGCGGGGGTCCGAGCCGCGGCGGCCCGAGGCCAACGAGAGGAAGCCGCCGAGCGCGAGCTGCACCGCGTTCCGGATGTTCTCGCCCATCGGCCCGGACAGGGCACCCTCGTAGCTGGGGACCTCCTCGATGATGGCCGCGACGGTGGCCTCGGCGACCGCCGGCAGGCGGGAGCGCATGTCGGCCACCGCCTCGGGGGACAGGGTCAGCCCGTGACCGGCGGTGCGGCGGGGAGTCGCTCGGGGCATTTTTGTCTCCTGCGAACAAATGTGACGCGGACTTTCACGTTCCTCGCACATGAGTTTACGCCCGAGGTGCAGGAGACTGATCCCATGAGCACCGTTCTCCCCCGCGCCGCGGCTCCCGTCCCGTTCGGACGCAGCCTGCGCGACGGCGTACGCCGGCTCGCCGAGGCCGCGGTGACCCCGCTCGAGCTCGGCGACGTGCTGGACGTCTTCCACCCGCTCCGCAAGGGCGCCGACCTGCGCGGCCGGATCGTGTCCGTGACCGCCGAGACCGCCGACGCCGCCACCCTGGTGATCAAGCCGGGCAAGGACTGGGCCGGCCACGTGCCCGGCCAGTACGTCCGCATCGGCATCGACGTTGACGGCGTCCGCCTCTGGCGCACCTACTCGCTGACCCACGGCCCCCGTGCCGACCGCTGCATCAGCATCACGGTCAAGGGCATCCCCGACGGCGTGGTCTCCAACCACCTCGTGCGGAAGGTCCGCCCCGGCCAGATGATCCAGCTGGGCCAGGCTGCCGGCGACTTCGTGCTCGCCGACCCGATGCCCGCCAAGCTCCTGATGGTCACCGCGGGATCGGGCATCACCCCGGTCATCGGCATGCTGCGCGGCCTCTTCGCCCGCTCCGAGCGGATCACTGCCGACATCGTGGTCCTGCACTCCGCGCTCTCGCGGGCCGAGGTGATCTTCGGCGACGAGCTCCGCCAGTACGCCGCCGAGGGCCGCCTGCGCCTCGTCGAGCTGCACACCGACACCCACGGGATGCTCGACGTCGACGACCTCGACACGATCGTCCCCGACCTCGCCGAGCGGGTGACCTACGCCTGCGGCCCGGTCGGGTTGCTCGACGCGCTCGAGGCGCACCACGAGCCCAAGGGCCTGCCGCTGCACATCGAGCGCTTCCGGGCGCCGATGGTCGCCAACGCCAACGATGGGCAGAGCGGCGGCACGCTCTCGTTCACGAAGTCCGGCACCGTCGTCGAGGCCGACGGCGCCACCCCGATCCTCGACGCGGCCGAGTCGGCCGGCGTCCTGATGCCCAGCGGTTGCCGGATGGGCGTCTGCTTCGGCTGCGTCCTGCCGCTCCGCGAGGGCGCCGTACGCGACCTGCGCAACGGCCAGCTCACGATCGCCGCCCCGGGCGACGGCGTGATCATCCAGACCTGCATCAGCGCGGCCGCCGGCCCCTGCCACATCGACAACTGACTCCTCGACCCCCCCCGAGAGGAACCACCATGACCGCCCTGCAGAAGAAGTCCGACAACCCGATCGCCCACCTCACCCCCGAGGACATCGAGCAGCTCGGCGTCGAGCTCGACGCGATCCGCCAGGACGTGCTCGACGCGCGCGGCGCCAGCGACGCGGCGTACATCCGCAAGGTGATCAGCGTCCAGCGCAAGCTGGAGCTCGGCAGCCGCGCCGTCCTCCTGGCGAGCGTCTTCCCGCCGGCCTGGGTCGTCGGCACCGCCGGCCTCTCGGTCGCGAAGATCCTCGAGAACATGGAGATCGGCCACAACATCCTCCACGGCCAGTGGGACTGGATGCGCGACCCCAAGATCCACTCCACGACGTGGGAGTGGGACATGGCGACGCCGGCCAAGCAGTGGCAGCACTCGCACAACGAGCTGCACCACACCTACACGAACGTCATCGGCAAGGACAACGACCTCGGCTACGGCATCATGCGCGTCGACGAGGACCAGCCCTGGCACCCGTTCTTCCTCGTCCAGCCGTTCTGGAACTTCGTCAACGCCTGCTTCTTCGAGTACGGCATCGCGGCCTACGACCTCGAGCTCGGCGCCAACATCAAGCGCAAGAAGACCAAGGACCCCGAGTTCAAGGCCCGGGTCAGCCAGGTGCTGAGGAAGATCCGCAACCAGGCGACCAAGGACTACGTCGTCCACCCGGCGCTGTCGTTGCCGACCGGCTCGTTCCTGCCCACCCTGGCCGCCAACTTCACCGCCAACGTGGTCCGCAACCTGTGGAGCCACTCGATCATCATGTGCGGCCACTTCCCCGAGGGCGTCGAGACGTTCGAGAAGCGCTCGATCGAGGGCGAGACCCGCGGCGAGTGGTACGTCCGCCAGATGCTCGGCTCGGCCAACATCTCCGGCTCCAAGGCCATGCACCTCATGAGCGGCAACCTGTCCCACCAGATCGAGCACCACCTGTTCCCGGACCTGCCGTCCAACCGGTACGCCGAGATCGCGCCGAAGGTGAAGGACCTCTTCGACAAGTACGGCCTGAACTACCACGCCGCGCCGTTCCCGAAGCAGGTCGCGTCCGCCTGGCACAAGGTGATCCGCCTGTCGCTGCCCAACGGCTGGCTGGCCACGACCAACGCCAAGAACGTCGTGCCGCAGACCAAGCTGCTCTACAAGATGACCACCGGTGGCGCCAAGGTCCGTCGGGCCGCGCAGGCCCGCCTCAACCAGCAGGCGCGCCGGGCCGCGGAGGCCAAGGCCGCCTGACACCCTGCGTTTGGAGGAGCCATCGACTGGGCACGAACTGTCCTGCGACTGCTCGCTCGGACTCCGACCGGCAGCGCACGACCCATCAACCCAACGGACGGAGTCTCACCATGCTGTGGACCATCTTGATCGTGCTGGCCATCATCGCCCTCGTGCTCTTCATCCTCGGCCGCGTCCGGCGCTGACCTCTGGCCTGCCGGGATAGTCCCCAACGCAGTTGTCGTGGAATGACCCCGCGGACAGCAATTGCGTTGGGGACTATCCCGACGAGTCCGGGTCGATGAGGGCGTCCGGGTCGAGCCGCGGCGGCACGGCGGCGAGCGCCGCCTGCACCAGTGCGACGCGGGCCCGCAGCAGCACCGCCCGGCGTACGCGCCCCAGGTCGTCGGTCGCCACCGACTCGACCGTGGCCAGCACCTCCCGGTCTGTGTACGACGGCCGCGTGCCGGGAGCGACCTTCACGTCGGGGAGCGCGACCAGCACCGGGAGCACCTGGTCGCCCAGCCCGCTCAGCAGCTGGTAGCGCTGGGCGCGGTCCATCGACTCCCACAGCTCGTCGACGTCCCGCTTGCCGCGGCGCACGTCCCGCCGGGTTGCGAGGACCGACTTCGCCGCGCCGGCCATCGCCTGGGTCATCTCGTTCTCGGTGAAGCGCACGCGCCCAGCATCCCAGCCGCTCAGCCGAGGGCGGCGGACACCACCTCGCGGGCCTCGGCCTGCACCTCGGCGAGGTGGTCGGCCCCGCGGAACGACTCGGCGTAGATCTTGTAGACGTCCTCGGTGCCCGACGGCCGGGCGGCGAACCACGCCGACTCCGTGGTCACCTTGAGGCCGCCGATCTTCGCGCCGTTGCCGGGCGCCTCGGTGAGCTTGGCGGTGATCTCCTCGCCGGCCAGCGACGTAGCGGTCACGTCGGAGGGCGACAGCGCGCCGAGCTTGGCCTTCTGCTCCCGGTTGGCGGGTGCGTCGATGCGGGCGTACGCCGGGTCGCCGTGCTCGGCGACCAGGTCGGCGTAGTGCTGCGAGGGGGACTTGCCCGTGGTGGCGAGTATCTCCGAGGCCAGCAACGCCAGGATGATCCCGTCCTTGTCGGTGGTCCAGGTCGAGCCGTCGCGGCGCAGGAAGGAGGCGCCCGCCGACTCCTCGCCCCCGAAGCCGAACGAGCCGTCGATCAGGCCGGGCACGAACCACTTGAAGCCGACCGGCACCTCCACCAGCGGCTTGCCGAGCCCGGCCGCGACCCGGTCGATCATCGAGGACGACACCAGCGTCTTGCCGATCCGCGCCGTGTCCGGCCAGTCGGGGCGGGCACCGCCGAAGAGGTAGCCGATCGCGACGGCGAGGAAGTGGTTGGGGTTCATCAGCCCGGCGTCCGGGGTGACGATGCCGTGGCGGTCGGAGTCGGCGTCGTTGCCGGTCGCGATGTCGTACTCGTCCTTGCGCCGGATCAGCGAGGCCATGGCGCTGGGCGAGGAGCAGTCCATCCGGATCTTGCCGTCCCAGTCGAGCGTCATGAAGCGCCACGTCGGGTCGACCAGCGGGTTGACCACGGTCAGGTCGAGGCCGTGCCGCTCGGCGATCTCGCCCCAGTAGTCCACCGCCGCGCCACCGAGGGGGTCGGCGCCGATCCGGACGCCGGCGTTCTTGATCGCCCCGATGTCGAGCACGTTCGGCAGGTCGTCGACGTACGTCCCCAGGAAGTCGTACGGCGCCGCCGCGGCCCGGGCGCGCCCGAACGGGATCCGGCGCACCCCGGCCAGCCCGCCGGCGATCAGCTCGTTGGCGCGCCGGGCGATCACCGACGTCGCGTCGGTGTCGGCGGGGCCGCCGTGCGGCGGGTTGTACTTGAAGCCGCCGTCGGTCGGCGGGTTGTGCGAGGGGGTGACGACGATGCCGTCGGCGAGCCCGGTGGTCCGGCCGGCGTTGGCGCGCAGGATGGCGTGGGAGACAGCCGGAGTCGGCGTCCAGCCGTCGCGGTCGTCGACGAGCACGGTCACGTCGTTGGCGGCCAGGACCTCCAGGGCGGTCGCCCACGCGGGCTCCGACAGCCCGTGGGTGTCGCGGCCGATGAACAGCGGGCCGTCGTACCCCTGCTCGCGCCGGTAGTCGCAGATCGCCTGCGTGGTGGCGAGGATGTGCGTCTCGTTGAAGGACGTCTTCAGCGACGTGCCACGGTGCCCGCTGGTGCCGAAGGCGACCTGCTGGTCGACGTCCTCGGGGTCGGGCACGCCGGTGTAGTAGGCCGTCACCAGGTGCGCGACGTCGACGAGGTCGGAGGGTTCGGCGAGCTGTCCAGCGCGTGAGTCGGCCATGGCCGACATCATGCCGCGAACCGGGGGCCACGTCTCCGCGACGGTGAGTGGAACCTGTGACGCGGTCGACAGGCGCTCGGGCGGGCTTCCCGACGTACAGTGGAAAGACCCCCGGAACCCCCTGACGCGGATCAGTCCGTGTCGTTCCGGGGCGATCGCCCCCCATCACCCGACCCGGTCCCGGTCGGCAGGAGACACCTCCACGATGCCTGCTTCCGCCATGCCTGACACCCTCGAACGTCCCACCGCCCCGCACGCCGAGCCCGCGGGCCACCACCGCCCGCGCCTGGGCGCCGTGATCAAGCGGGTCTCCCTGAGCCTGCTCATCGCCTGTGTGATCCCGGCCGCACTGTTCTACGCGGTGTTCGCGACCTTCGGCGTGTGGACCGCGATCATCGTCTCGCTGCTGTGGTCCTACGGCGCCATCGCGTGGCGCAAGCTCACCGGGCGGCGGACCTCCGGGCTGCTGTTCCTGACCGCGGCCCTGATCACCAGCCGCACGGTGATCAGCCTGATGGCGCACAGCACCTTCTTCTACTTCCTCCAGCCGATCATCAGCGACGGCGTCGTCGCCACGGCGTTCCTGCTCTCCCTGGTCACGGCCCGCCCGATGGTCGCGCGGCTCGCCGGCGATTTCTACCCGCTGGACCACGAGCTGTCGATGCGCCCGCGCATCCAGCGACTGTTCCGGGACCTGACCCTCCTGTGGGCGCTGCTCGCGCTGGGCAAGGCGCTGATGACGCTGTGGCTGCTGCAGTCGCAGTCGCTGGAGACCTTCATCCTGGTCAAGAGCGTCACGGTGCTCCTGATCAACATGTCCGCCGCCGCCGCGACCATCGCGCTGGCCGTGGTGGTCGCCCGCAAGGAGGGCCTGCTCGGCCACCACGCCGAGCCCGCGCTGGCCCGCGCCTGAGCCGTACCTGAGGCCCGCCGGGGCACAATGCGGGCGTGACCGGCACCGCGCACTACCTCGCGTTCGGCGCCGGGCTGGCCGCGATGACGGCCCTCACCCTCGGCATCGGCCGGTGGGCGCGCACCGGGCTGGGCTGGTTCCCCCTGTGGGCGCTGCTGCGCGCCGTGGTCCAGCTCACCGTGATCGCCCTGCTGCTGCGCGGGATCCTCGCGGTGCCGTGGACGGTCGCCGGCTTCGTGGTCCTGATGCTCAGCACCGCCTCGTGGACCTCGATGGGGCGGCTCCGCGAGCTGCACCGCGGTCGTCGTACGGCGGTCGCGGGCGTGCTCACCGGAGCGCTGCTCACCCTCGTCACGATCTTCGCCCTGCACCTCGTCGACCTCGAGGTGCGCTACGTCGTGGCCGTCGGCGGCATCATCATCGGCAACTCCATGAGCGCGGCCACCCTGGCGGGCCGCAACTTCCTGCGCGGCTCCCGCGCCCGCAAGGACGAGATCGAGGCCTGGCTCTCGCTGGGGGCGACCCCCAGCCGGGCGCACGAGGAGATCGGTCAGGAGGCGGTCCGCGAGTCGCTGCTCCCGACCCTCGACCAGACCAAGTCCACCGGCCTGGTCACCCTGCCCGGCGCCTTCGTCGGCGCCCTCTTCGGCGGCGCCAGCCCCGCGGAGGCGGCGCAGTTCCAGCTCGTCGTGCTGGCCGGCATCGCGCTGACGATGACCGTCACGGGCGTCGTCGTGACCCGCCTGGCCGGCCGCACGCCGTACGTCCCTCTCGTCGTCGACGGCCGCACCGCGTGAGCCCCGCCACGCGTCACCGTCGGTTCACCTGAGCCACCCCGCTCCGTCACCGCGCCTCGCTTGGGTCGGGGCCATGACACCTCGGATCATCAGCGCCAGCCTCGTCGCCCTCGTCGGCGCGACCCTGCCCTTCGTCGGCACCTCGACCGCCACGGCGACCGACAAGCCGCCGGTCCAGCAGGTCGCGACGCCCCAGGTCATCGGCCACCGCGGCGCGCCCGGCTACCGCCCCGAGCACACCCTCGCCGGCTACCGCCTCGCGATCTCGATGGGCGCCGACTACATCGAGCCCGACCTCGTCTCGACCAAGGACGGCGTCCTCGTCGCCCGCCACGAGAACGACATCACCGGCACCACCGACGTCGCGGACCACCCGGAGTTCGCCGACCGCAAGACGACCAAGACGATCGACGGCCAGAAGATCACCGGCTGGTTCACCGAGGACTTCACCTTCGCCGAGCTCGAGACGCTGCGCGCCAAGGAGCGGCTGCCG
The DNA window shown above is from Nocardioides ginsengisegetis and carries:
- a CDS encoding amidohydrolase, which gives rise to MIRNARLVPLAPGEVAPDQPLDVLVEGGSVTAVGTALDRPAGVEEIDAAGRWIAPGLWDQHVHLAQWTLASQRLDLAFARSPEDATRMVAERVAEYPELPVIGWGHRSGGWERDVTVSELDAVSGDTPVVLISGDGHHAWLNTIALMHLAMPVRDSVVREAEWFAAYARLSTLVGDDGTSPEAYRRTLDHAATMGVVGIVDFEFSGGVPEWQHRWANGCDLLSIRMATYADTLEDIIGRGLRTGDALPGCDDRLTMGPLKIISDGSLNTRTAWCCQPYADAHRLEYPCGQPNLSGAELRTLLARAHASGLEIATHAIGDAAVAEALASYADTGARGSIEHAQLVGRDDVREMARLGIRASIQPAHLLDDRDLTEKIWGDRSARSFAFRWMLDDGVELAMGSDAPVSPLDPWLAVSSAVHRSADERVAWHPEHALTPREALAASVDGQPMVRVGSRGDLVLLDADPLADLGDSAKTGAALRDMSVALTLVAGATVHSAL
- a CDS encoding SGNH/GDSL hydrolase family protein, translated to MTSPLRTVLVAALATLALAGCSSDATTGSPSADSTSATPSASVTTQVDAQFPTYVALGDSYTAAPLVPDTDTSNGCLRSTNNYPALVAAALPGTSLTDVSCSGASSESMIGVQKTNTGLVPAQFDALTEDTDLVTIGIGGNDANLFATMVGACSQVTSKDPHGSPCRDKLTAGGKDQLRAAVQQIGGHVTAIVKGIHDRSPQAKVLVVGYPQILPAHGTCPDLLPLADGDVAYARGVLEDLVTTIRKATAAAGDAEYVDLFAATAGHDICAKDPWINGAQTDPQAALAFHPFEAEQQKAAELVLAALK
- a CDS encoding cation diffusion facilitator family transporter; this encodes MTDHHLPPDAPPPGDSELRSDEAVDEAMPTEPGQKKDSTFTVLVALVANGLLALAKTVAAFLTGSASMGAEAAHSWADTGNEVFLLIAEKRGERPRDDKHPRGYGRATYVWSLVAAFGLFSAGAVVSIWHGVSELFAEPSEVSYTVNYVVLGLAFLLEGSSFIQASRQLKGEASSWGLHPLSYIDRTSNPTLRAVFFEDFAALLGLVLAGAGIALHQLTGQAAYDAVGSIAVGLLLAFVAVYLMRRNMQYLLGQTLGSEMWSRVLAALLAHDAIERITYLHVEYVGPQKVFVVAAVDLTGDDREPTLAQRLRQVELDIERNDLIEDAVLTLSLPEDPSLSPDPPPAG
- a CDS encoding PucR family transcriptional regulator, giving the protein MPRATPRRTAGHGLTLSPEAVADMRSRLPAVAEATVAAIIEEVPSYEGALSGPMGENIRNAVQLALGGFLSLASGRRGSDPRTPAAPAVEGAYQLGRGEARSGRTTEALLAAYRIGARVSWREMSTAAVANGVQPETLVDFAELVFAYIDELSAASVAGHTDELATTGRVRQRLLERVAHHLLNDSATETVVDAAERADWVPPTTLTAVLLPESQVRSVLASLSPATLRAGDLPGLEELALLLVPDAHGRARGVLLRTLRGRGGIAGPPRPWLEVRASYDRALRAHALGLPDDTEAHLPRLVLGADPAALADLRAQVLAPLEGLRPGTAEKLADTLRSWLLHQGRREEVAEELFVHAQTVRYRMGQLRDLYGDRLDDPDTVLQLVLVLGADRVSRPAAGQG
- a CDS encoding ferredoxin reductase, translated to MSTVLPRAAAPVPFGRSLRDGVRRLAEAAVTPLELGDVLDVFHPLRKGADLRGRIVSVTAETADAATLVIKPGKDWAGHVPGQYVRIGIDVDGVRLWRTYSLTHGPRADRCISITVKGIPDGVVSNHLVRKVRPGQMIQLGQAAGDFVLADPMPAKLLMVTAGSGITPVIGMLRGLFARSERITADIVVLHSALSRAEVIFGDELRQYAAEGRLRLVELHTDTHGMLDVDDLDTIVPDLAERVTYACGPVGLLDALEAHHEPKGLPLHIERFRAPMVANANDGQSGGTLSFTKSGTVVEADGATPILDAAESAGVLMPSGCRMGVCFGCVLPLREGAVRDLRNGQLTIAAPGDGVIIQTCISAAAGPCHIDN
- a CDS encoding fatty acid desaturase family protein, giving the protein MTALQKKSDNPIAHLTPEDIEQLGVELDAIRQDVLDARGASDAAYIRKVISVQRKLELGSRAVLLASVFPPAWVVGTAGLSVAKILENMEIGHNILHGQWDWMRDPKIHSTTWEWDMATPAKQWQHSHNELHHTYTNVIGKDNDLGYGIMRVDEDQPWHPFFLVQPFWNFVNACFFEYGIAAYDLELGANIKRKKTKDPEFKARVSQVLRKIRNQATKDYVVHPALSLPTGSFLPTLAANFTANVVRNLWSHSIIMCGHFPEGVETFEKRSIEGETRGEWYVRQMLGSANISGSKAMHLMSGNLSHQIEHHLFPDLPSNRYAEIAPKVKDLFDKYGLNYHAAPFPKQVASAWHKVIRLSLPNGWLATTNAKNVVPQTKLLYKMTTGGAKVRRAAQARLNQQARRAAEAKAA
- the pgm gene encoding phosphoglucomutase (alpha-D-glucose-1,6-bisphosphate-dependent) translates to MADSRAGQLAEPSDLVDVAHLVTAYYTGVPDPEDVDQQVAFGTSGHRGTSLKTSFNETHILATTQAICDYRREQGYDGPLFIGRDTHGLSEPAWATALEVLAANDVTVLVDDRDGWTPTPAVSHAILRANAGRTTGLADGIVVTPSHNPPTDGGFKYNPPHGGPADTDATSVIARRANELIAGGLAGVRRIPFGRARAAAAPYDFLGTYVDDLPNVLDIGAIKNAGVRIGADPLGGAAVDYWGEIAERHGLDLTVVNPLVDPTWRFMTLDWDGKIRMDCSSPSAMASLIRRKDEYDIATGNDADSDRHGIVTPDAGLMNPNHFLAVAIGYLFGGARPDWPDTARIGKTLVSSSMIDRVAAGLGKPLVEVPVGFKWFVPGLIDGSFGFGGEESAGASFLRRDGSTWTTDKDGIILALLASEILATTGKSPSQHYADLVAEHGDPAYARIDAPANREQKAKLGALSPSDVTATSLAGEEITAKLTEAPGNGAKIGGLKVTTESAWFAARPSGTEDVYKIYAESFRGADHLAEVQAEAREVVSAALG
- a CDS encoding VC0807 family protein — encoded protein: MPDTLERPTAPHAEPAGHHRPRLGAVIKRVSLSLLIACVIPAALFYAVFATFGVWTAIIVSLLWSYGAIAWRKLTGRRTSGLLFLTAALITSRTVISLMAHSTFFYFLQPIISDGVVATAFLLSLVTARPMVARLAGDFYPLDHELSMRPRIQRLFRDLTLLWALLALGKALMTLWLLQSQSLETFILVKSVTVLLINMSAAAATIALAVVVARKEGLLGHHAEPALARA
- a CDS encoding ABC transporter permease yields the protein MTGTAHYLAFGAGLAAMTALTLGIGRWARTGLGWFPLWALLRAVVQLTVIALLLRGILAVPWTVAGFVVLMLSTASWTSMGRLRELHRGRRTAVAGVLTGALLTLVTIFALHLVDLEVRYVVAVGGIIIGNSMSAATLAGRNFLRGSRARKDEIEAWLSLGATPSRAHEEIGQEAVRESLLPTLDQTKSTGLVTLPGAFVGALFGGASPAEAAQFQLVVLAGIALTMTVTGVVVTRLAGRTPYVPLVVDGRTA